In Odontesthes bonariensis isolate fOdoBon6 chromosome 9, fOdoBon6.hap1, whole genome shotgun sequence, the following proteins share a genomic window:
- the maml2 gene encoding mastermind-like protein 2: MGEATPAQSAAGAFVPMLGVGLGAMPGGVSNGPVVATSRGSAVPQLHNAIVERLRARIELCRRHHSICENRYQRGQAESSDREHESTLHLLNIVHQGPGNRKAKGSRGSNQQPPEYTRVNGEQKGSEGDQKISTRIVLQGSLRRKIEGNAPGHAPKQNGLSCGFSGSDFKRARVDTGNLGHVTCNHSLTQPHSLQGSSTTSMQRKNYMLPHGLGSDVFNMTLKEMKKEPIEIQSCGQSNSEMIFDFKDEGGGQIDPELQDLFDELTKSVPPLNDLEFEKMLKQDDTFGLDLGRPSSAGATANLCSPMEKPIKTEHSPDFGQVPGGSPQLRPASAGPSFTLTSTFSTNTSQKANTQGGNPRDMSCWPKISHAQQLKQMAANQHPPSSLLHHHHQTPPVGLTSWAPAMSTHSTTSTFPQEKISGSASLSQQRIVSHNKGISNCLFKSNSHNGSHQLDMKGLNTKPTLHFSPKAPHSTSQPMSIMTSPVNKTETQQQTPSQSQNQPHSTLHFQNQQLSTSGALCLQPKSVSAGMPFRLSQQHQGVPTGPRMPTNGSLGVMSAQSQSRPSEANNQQKGPAKTQTMQRQLNQQQHTISNSDKDNTHEQFSRHLTRPPPDYKQSRSMVGVQPANIFTGQNSSQSPNNGPENLQSMSCHHPSGSASKLSPLPLDHRFGIATDCNQSSCIGQFQQQNPHNRIGLNQSKPRFVGPNTQGKSFGMNNVAGVQHQRVTADLHSPGVTRQGLGGLMTNVGMGWGSANKQVTTGLSIRRLPNPLQSQSVQDMQNHPYQQRHIGPPNQVAPDIGMLPLTPSIRDANARPSQAMMGSPSPMGNLNQASPEQRVPAGNFAEASPSSSSYQNIRSNRLTFDFLPDGDNTVPGINADSDFIDSLLKSGSGNDDWMKDINLDEILGSHS; this comes from the exons ATGGGAGAGGCGACCCCCGCTCAGTCTGCTGCCGGGGCATTTGTACCCATGTTGGGTGTCGGTTTAGGAGCTATGCCCGGTGGGGTTAGCAACGGGCCGGTAGTAGCCACCTCCAGAGGCTCAGCGGTCCCACAGCTCCACAACGCCATAGTGGAGCGTTTGCGCGCCCGCATAGAGCTGTGCAGGAGGCACCACTCCATCTGTGAGAATCGTTACCAGAGAGGTCAGGCCGAGAGCTCTGATCGGGAGCACGAGAGCACGCTCCACCTTCTCAACATAGTCCACCAAGGGCCTGGCAACCGCAAGGCTAAAGGCAGCCGGGGATCGAACCAGCAACCTCCAGAGTACACCAGAGTCAACGGAGAGCAAAAGGGATCCGAGGGCGACCAGAAGATTTCCACGCGCATAGTG CTTCAAGGATCTCTCCGAAGGAAAATTGAGGGAAATGCACCCGGACATGCACCAAAGCAGAATGGTCTCTCTTGTGGTTTCTCTGGATCAGACTTTAAGCGTGCACGCGTGGACACTGGTAACCTGGGACATGTTACCTGCAACCACAGCCTCACTCAGCCCCATTCTCTGCAAGGGTCGTCAACCACAAGCATGCAGAGGAAGAATTATATGTTGCCCCACGGGCTCGGGTCAGACGTGTTTAACATGACTCTGAAAGAGATGAAAAAGGAGCCCATAGAGATCCAGTCTTGTGGTCAGTCAAACTCCGAAATGATTTTTGATTTTAAAGATGAGGGTGGCGGTCAGATTGACCCAGAGCTTCAGGATCTGTTTGATGAACTGACAAAGTCGGTGCCCCCTCTGAACGATCTCGAGTTTGAGAAGATGCTTAAGCAGGATGATACATTTGGTTTGGATCTAGGTCGACCAAGCTCAGCAGGAGCAACTGCCAATTTGTGTTCCCCAATGGAGAAGCCAATAAAGACGGAGCACTCGCCAGATTTTGGCCAGGTTCCTGGTGGGTCGCCACAGCTTCGACCAGCATCAGCAGGTCCTTCTTTCACGCTGACCAGCACCTTTTCTACCAACACATCGCAGAAAGCTAACACTCAGGGAGGAAACCCCAGAGACATGTCTTGCTGGCCAAAAATATCCCACGCACAGCAGCTCAAGCAGATGGCTGCAAACCAGCATCCGCCAAGTTCTCTTCTCCATCACCACCACCAAACTCCGCCTGTTGGATTGACCAGTTGGGCACCTGCAATGAGCACCCATTCCACCACCAGCACTTTTCCCCAAGAAAAGATATCCGGTTCAGCCTCACTTAGTCAGCAGAGGATTGTGTCCCATAATAAGGGGATCAGCAACTGCCTCTTCAAGTCAAACAGCCACAATGGCTCCCATCAATTGGACATGAAGGGTCTCAACACCAAGCCCACTTTGCACTTCAGCCCCAAAGCTCCTCATTCTACCAGCCAGCCCATGTCTATAATGACAAGCCCAGTGAACAAGACAGAGACCCAGCAGCAGACACCATCACAGAGCCAAAATCAGCCACATTCAACTCTCCATTTCCAGAACCAACAGCTCTCCACATCAGGGGCCCTTTGTCTCCAGCCCAAGTCCGTTTCTGCAGGGATGCCATTCAGACTGTCGCAGCAGCATCAG GGTGTTCCCACTGGTCCGAGGATGCCCACGAATGGAAGTTTAGGAGTCATGTCTGCCCAGTCACAGTCACGGCCCTCAGAAGCCAACAACCAGCAGAAAGGCCCAGCCAAAACCCAGACCATGCAAAGACAGCTTAACCAGCAACAACACACCATCAGCAATTCA GACAAAGACAACACACATGAACAATTCAGTCGACATCTTACAAGACCACCACCAGATTACAAGCAGTCGAGAAGCATGGTTGGAGTTCAGCCGGCAAATATCTTCACAG GTCAGAACTCCTCCCAGTCTCCTAACAATGGTCCTGAGAACCTACAGTCCATGTCCTGTCACCACCCGAGTGGCTCTGCTTCAAAGCTGAGCCCTTTACCATTGGACCACAGATTTGGTATTGCGACAGACTGTAATCAGAGCTCTTGTATTGGCCAGTTCCAGCAGCAAAACCCTCACAATCGTATCGGACTGAATCAGAGTAAACCTAGGTTTGTGGGGCCAAACACCCAAGGAAAGTCCTTTGGGATGAACAATGTAGCAGGTGTACAACACCAGCGAGTAACAGCTGATTTACATTCCCCAGGGGTGACCCGACAGGGTCTAGGAGGCTTGATGACAAATGTCGGCATGGGCTGGGGCTCAGCCAACAAACAAGTGACAACTGGACTAAGCATTAGGCGTCTACCCAACCCACTACAGTCGCAGAGTGTGCAGGACATGCAAAACCATCCTTACCAACAGAGGCACATTGGCCCTCCCAACCAAGTAGCGCCAGACATCGGGATGCTCCCTCTTACCCCTTCGATAAGAGACGCCAACGCAAGACCAAGCCAAGCAATGATGGGCTCCCCGTCGCCAATGGGAAACCTGAACCAGGCCTCTCCTGAGCAGAGAGTACCAGCGGGTAACTTTGCAGAGGCCAGTCCCAGCTCGAGCAGCTACCAGAACATCAGATCGAACCGTTTGACCTTTGACTTCCTCCCTGATGGAGACAACACAGTCCCAGGAATCAATGCAGACTCGGACTTCATCGATTCTCTACTTAAATCGGGTTCTGGAAATGATGACTGGATGAAAGATATAAATCTGGATGAGATTCTGGGCAGTCACTCGTGA